The following are encoded together in the Salvia hispanica cultivar TCC Black 2014 chromosome 6, UniMelb_Shisp_WGS_1.0, whole genome shotgun sequence genome:
- the LOC125194862 gene encoding ribosomal biogenesis protein LAS1L-like, with amino-acid sequence MRKKLSRRRVIGWILKNLTERRRVNELSKRKHWMKRPLGRGMREKREGIDSGEGVEARENHEVESGDVEETEGQDVEKAVDGEKGRVGEEGEAMGDEKAEKEGGSVDEKVVEKETEEEENVNGEDVEKKGERDADREETEDVREKIETEIVVEDDTPTDDQGTPIDERLTRNQSCRNRKQEDEAEAGRAKNLRLDDIEETWDDIPQVQETLPAEKDISPEALETRYEAERKRKGKHTAKPQKKKSRPTNTTLVISEPEAIRVPFAHPTEEEEAEIPNVEESPFKTMEVLVTKRLLEAMVQFEDPKLQRACDGRAANGKSAKSGKKLCLSDLRDLGVEKKFISYFKSIGFEWLLNHSEEEVPVALAK; translated from the coding sequence ATGAGGAAGAAACTATCGAGGAGGAGGGTGATAGGATGGATATTGAAGAATCTGACAGAGAGGAGGAGGGTGAACGAGTTGAGCAAGCGGAAACATTGGATGAAGAGGCCACTAGGTCGGGGGATGAGGGAGAAAAGAGAGGGTATAGACAGTGGGGAGGGTGTTGAAGCAAGGGAGAACCATGAAGTGGAATCAGGGGATGTAGAAGAGACGGAAGGGCAGGATGTGGAGAAGGCTGTAGATGGTGAGAAGGGTAGAGTAGGTGAAGAAGGTGAAGCAATGGGTGATGAGAAGGCTGAAAAGGAAGGTGGGAGTGTTGATGAGAAAGTTGTTGAGAAGGAGACAGAGGAGGAAGAGAATGTTAATGGGGAGGATGTCGagaaaaaaggagaaagagaTGCTGACAGAGAAGAGACCGAGGACGTAAGAGAGAAGATAGAGACGGAGATAGTCGTGGAAGACGACACCCCAACTGATGACCAAGGGACCCCGATAGATGAGAGGTTGACGAGGAATCAGTCCTGTCGGAATAGAAAGCAGGAGGATGAGGCAGAGGCAGGCAGGGCCAAGAACCTGAGGCTGGATGACATAGAGGAAACATGGGATGATATCCCTCAGGTCCAGGAAACTTTGCCAGCCGAGAAGGATATTTCTCCAGAGGCCCTGGAGACGAGATATGAGGCGGAAAGGAAGAGGAAGGGAAAGCATACTGCTAAGCCCCAAAAGAAGAAATCTCGCCCCACGAACACCACTCTGGTGATTAGCGAGCCGGAGGCGATCCGAGTGCCATTTGCCCATCCGACAGAAGAAGAGGAGGCGGAAATACCTAATGTGGAAGAAAGCCCGTTCAAAACGATGGAGGTCCTAGTGACCAAGAGGTTGTTGGAAGCGATGGTCCAGTTTGAGGACCCCAAGTTGCAGCGAGCATGTGATGGACGCGCCGCGAATGGGAAGTCGGCGAAATCCGGGAAGAAGTTGTGCCTCTCGGACCTGAGGGATCTGGGAGTGGAGAAGAAGTTCATCTCCTACTTCAAGAGCATCGGGTTTGAGTGGCTTCTTAACCACAGCGAAGAGGAGGTACCGGTGGCTCTGGCGAAGTAG
- the LOC125194863 gene encoding pistil-specific extensin-like protein has protein sequence MARSARGKNPPKERTKKTATSSTPAAEKPPSPPPERNPVPAPAEVPPQPTPAEVQPQPDICQSNPTAEIISTEAKSDDEDLDEEEVIQEFMKKYGKKPKASKLFAKMSEACRKQEEHKP, from the exons ATGGCCCGCTCAGCCCGCGGGAAGAACCCACCGAAAGAAAGGACCAAAAAGACGGCGACGAGTTCGACCCCTGCGGCCGAGAAACCACCGTCACCGCCGCCAGAAAGAAATCCAGTACCCGCACCAGCCGAAGTTCCACCACAGCCCACGCCGGCCGAAGTTCAACCACAACCGGACATCTGCCAAAGCAACCCCACCGCCGAAATTATCTCCACTGAGGCGAAATCCGACGACGAAGATCTAGACGAAGAGGAGGTCATACAGGAAttcatgaagaaatatggGAAAAAGCCGAAGGCGAGCAAGTTATTCGCCAAGATGTCGGAGGCATGCCGAAAACAAGAAGAG CACAAGCCTTGA
- the LOC125194864 gene encoding uncharacterized protein LOC125194864 produces MCHLPVEIEHKAYWAVKEMNMKAHACEEERKLQLQELEELRLESYDSAMWYKERTKLWHDKNLRVNELQFGQKVLFFQSKLMLMPGKLKSKWIGPYTIVGIRAHGAVEIQGVNANSVPFLVNGHRVKVFRDSSKLCEVEEIPLHTPSTIA; encoded by the coding sequence ATGTGCCACCTGCCCGTAGAGATAGAACACAAAGCGTATTGGGCAGTCAAggaaatgaatatgaaggcTCATGCTTGTGAGGAAGAGAGGAAACTGCAACTGCAGGAACTAGAGGAATTGAGGTTGGAGTCATATGATTCAGCCATGTGGTATAAGGAGAGGACCAAACTCTGGCACGACAAAAACCTTCGGGTCAATGAGCTGCAGTTCGGACAGAAAGTACTCTTTTTTCAGTCAAAGCTCATGCTCATGCCTGGAAAGCTGAAGTCCAAGTGGATAGGGCCTTACACAATCGTTGGCATTCGAGCGCATGGAGCAGTGGAAATTCAGGGAGTCAATGCTAACTCTGTTCCTTTCCTAgttaatggtcatagagtgaagGTGTTTAGGGATAGCTCGAAGTTGTGtgaagtggaagaaattccactccACACACCTTCCACTATTGCCTAG